The DNA region CGGTAAAAGGACCAAGTTGCATATGCTCATCGGCAAGCATGTGAAAATGAAAAACATCGGCCTCGTCTAAAACCGATTCAAGTTCTTCAAGGCCTGCGTCATCGAGCCATGGAACATGGAGATCTTTTTCATACAAATGATTATAGCGCAGTTCCAACGTCACGATCCGGCAAGAGTGGTCTGTGTGACGAGTCAAAGCCCGCCGCAACAAAGAACAGACCCCTGCCGGATCGTTTTCTGTAATCATGACAATACGCATAATTTCCGTGGCCTCCGCTATGGCCGAAATGTAATCGTGTCTTCACCCCTCGTTGCGAGTTTGTGGGTGGTGCCGGTCGGATGAGACATTTCAGTCTCTATTTGCAACATATCCCACGCAACCTGCTCTTCACAGGATACACCGCGTAACAATCGTGCACCAAGAACGTCATCCCAGCTCACGGGAGAAATACCGGTTCCCGGGCATTTCACGGTGATGTCACTGCTACGCAGCACATGCCCTGCCGGTAAATCTCGTGTAAATACAATGGATTTTCTCAGCTTTGAGGCGCTGGCCTGTTCTGCCGGGCACACCTGCTTTTCAGTCAGAAGCATAGCGGCTTCAACTTGGCGAATCATCGAAACCATAGCGGCAAAATCGTCAGGTTCCAGCGATGCCTGGTGGTCTGTGCCGCGTTGGTGGCAATCGAGGGTAAAGTGCCGTTCAACCAGGCAGGCGCCAAGGGCAACAGAGGCAACACTGGGGCCTAATCCTGCTTCATGTCCTGAATACCCCGTCGGGAGGCCGTAACGATTGGCAAGAGCGGTCATGACCGGCAATCCCAATAATTCATCAGGACAAGGATAGGAGCTATTGCAATGCAATAAAACAATACGATCATGAAAACGACGCATTTCGGAGACAGCGACATCGATATCTTTCCAATCACTC from Desulfovibrio inopinatus DSM 10711 includes:
- a CDS encoding N-acetylneuraminate synthase family protein, producing the protein MSIGKIIQLANGRRIGAGEPCFIVAEIGNNHQGELAIAKEMVHAAHKAGASAVKFQKRDTEALFTRAGRDAPYGGPNSFGSTYGQHRNALELDMPAMAELKELSESLGMVFFASAWDDVSVRNMLDLNIELFKIASADLVNIPMLRQIGKKGVPVVMSTGMSDWKDIDVAVSEMRRFHDRIVLLHCNSSYPCPDELLGLPVMTALANRYGLPTGYSGHEAGLGPSVASVALGACLVERHFTLDCHQRGTDHQASLEPDDFAAMVSMIRQVEAAMLLTEKQVCPAEQASASKLRKSIVFTRDLPAGHVLRSSDITVKCPGTGISPVSWDDVLGARLLRGVSCEEQVAWDMLQIETEMSHPTGTTHKLATRGEDTITFRP